The genomic stretch AGTCCATAAAAGGTCTGTCAATGTAAGTCTATAAAGACCCATGCCATGATCAATCTTATTCTTTTAGCTCTTTCAGTATAGGGAATAATAAAATACTCAAGTCAACTCCTTGTCTCCCGttcattcctaaaaataaagatgttatatatgatgaaaataaactttaacaTAAAAAGAGCCTTTCTGCTGCACAAAAGGTTAATTGTTATGGAGAAAGGTTCAAATATAAGTAAAAAAAGGTTACttagaacctttgactgaatgttTTCTTGAGGAACCAAAATGGTTTCTCTGTAATAGTGGTGTGAAGACCTTTTGTAGTACTtttcagtggcggccggtgacttcttttttcgaagGGCACTCGAAATGTATGTAGCCCAtatgtgtggttccttttttcaaaatatgttttctgcgttttgagagatcctgtgtgcatcacgtgtcttgtcaagataagtgcctgctgcagacgtgtctaaaggttttatgataaaagagacgttcgcgtttgccagatactcgcataatctcatgtgtaatcagagtttactgttaagggagtgtattttgtgaacgtgagcttCTATTTaacataaacggttttgacgcgtgtgcagtaggcacttattttgacaaaacatgtgatgcgcACAGACAGGATCTCTTGaggcgcagaacacatattttgaaaaaaggaaccacacacatgacactccaaacacttattttgaattatcGCCCCTAGGGTGAGCAGCCACAAGCTGCCACTGTTACCTTTAGTTTTTAATGCAGTCCCTGGGTGGAGTATGGTGGAGTGGGAGTCTTTGGATCAGTCCTTTCCTTTAAGGACAGCAAGCTAAGCTTGTTTACAATTAAACCTGAAAGGGCAAGTGaatttgtgaatttttttttagaaaaattaATACATTAGTTGAGCAAATAGAATCACTCAATCTACTGTATAGAAGATGTTTATGTCCGTGTCACAATTACTTCTCGATACTCTTGGTTTGTAGATGAAAAAATACAAAAGGGCTGGTGGTACTACAACACGAGTGTTTACTACATTTCTGAATTGAATGTGAGGATGAAGTGGACTGAGAGCAGACAAAACTGTAAAATGAGAGGTGCAGATCTGGTGATCATAAACAGCTGGGCAGAGCAGGTGAGTAAGTCTAAGTTTGAATTTCACCAAGACATGTCAAATAATATATGGGCCATGTTTCAAACCGAGTAAAATCTTTacattttttccaaattttaaaaataggaaattatattttgtataaaaaaatgaagccaACAGTATATTTATGACCACTAAGATATTGtaatatataaaacacataatTTGTATTATCGCTGTACAGACAGCATTAATTGAAGATCGAAAGTTGTGATAATTTGAATTTGTTGGTGGGTTACTGAAAAATCGAAATGAATTTGAAATCAATCAGATAACATAATGTTTTGCCATCATTACAGAAATTTATTGAAAAATTATCCAATACATTTCAAATGGATGTGTGGATTGGATTGACGGACAGAGATCATTTAGGAGTGTGGAAGTGGGTGGATGGTTTTTCACTGACCTCTGGGTAAACATTTTTTACCTGTTGCTTACAGCTTATTTCTTTTGGTGTACTGCTCTGTTTGAAAAAGAAGAAAATGCCTTatgttattttataatattttcagGTTCTGGGGTCCAAACCAACCTAGTACTGAGGGGTCTGAACTCTGTGTTGTtcagcaaaaaaatattaaaacacaacCTGGGATGATC from Paramisgurnus dabryanus chromosome 6, PD_genome_1.1, whole genome shotgun sequence encodes the following:
- the LOC135749078 gene encoding asialoglycoprotein receptor 2-like isoform X2; the protein is MASLCLGLLCVLLLACIITQHLIYYSGHKQLESVQNLTLQRDNLLKGLSEVDEKIQKGWWYYNTSVYYISELNVRMKWTESRQNCKMRGADLVIINSWAEQKFIEKLSNTFQMDVWIGLTDRDHLGVWKWVDGFSLTSGFWGPNQPSTEGSELCVVQQKNIKTQPGMITGQSWKTSWCTYNFNFICEKNIFQ